One window from the genome of Dyella sp. A6 encodes:
- a CDS encoding mechanosensitive ion channel family protein → MNALHDLLRNPGMPTLVGVLVLLAAAWGLGVTSRYVLLRVARTVTRRTEWKWDDALFDHGVFRWLAWMVPAVVVQFGIRLVPGISPDRQRMVDNVMMALMVFFLVMALSAALSAVEDLYRRTPHGSRRSLKGLVQLIKLVLFIVAGLVIVVEITGQQVGLLLSGIGAMSAVLLLIFKDTILGFVAGVQLASNDMLRVGDWITVPGAAADGEVIDITLYTVKVRNFDNTIVTVPTWKLISESYQNWRGMTESGGRRIKRALHLDAASVRFLDEGDIERLGRLRLLHDYVATKSEEVARWNDNLGSANSVQANRRRLTNLGTFRAYAQAYLKASPDIHPRMSCMVRQLDSSPQGIPLELYCFTATTVWPEYERIQADIFEHLFAVLPEFGLRLYQQPSGHDVQQGLARFGAGRAESPSPHLSGS, encoded by the coding sequence ATGAATGCCCTGCACGATCTGCTGCGAAACCCCGGTATGCCGACCCTGGTCGGCGTGCTGGTGCTGCTGGCCGCGGCCTGGGGTCTGGGGGTGACCAGTCGCTACGTGCTGCTGCGCGTGGCGCGCACGGTCACCCGTCGCACCGAATGGAAATGGGACGACGCGCTGTTCGACCATGGCGTGTTCAGATGGCTGGCCTGGATGGTGCCGGCGGTGGTGGTGCAGTTCGGCATCAGGCTGGTGCCCGGCATTTCGCCGGACCGGCAGCGGATGGTCGACAACGTGATGATGGCGTTGATGGTGTTCTTCCTGGTGATGGCGCTCAGTGCGGCGCTGTCGGCAGTGGAAGACCTGTACCGGCGCACGCCGCACGGCAGCCGGCGCTCGCTCAAGGGCCTGGTGCAGCTGATCAAGCTGGTGTTGTTCATCGTGGCCGGGCTGGTCATCGTGGTCGAAATCACCGGCCAGCAGGTCGGCCTGCTGCTGTCCGGCATCGGCGCGATGTCGGCCGTGCTGCTGTTGATCTTCAAGGACACCATTCTCGGTTTCGTGGCCGGTGTGCAGCTGGCATCCAACGACATGCTGCGCGTGGGCGACTGGATCACGGTGCCCGGCGCGGCCGCCGACGGCGAGGTGATCGACATCACGCTGTATACGGTGAAGGTGCGCAATTTCGACAACACCATCGTCACCGTGCCGACCTGGAAGCTGATCAGCGAGAGCTACCAGAACTGGCGTGGCATGACCGAGTCGGGTGGGCGTCGGATCAAGCGCGCGCTGCATCTGGATGCGGCCAGTGTGCGTTTTCTGGACGAAGGCGATATCGAGCGGCTGGGGCGCCTGCGCCTGCTGCACGACTATGTGGCGACCAAGAGCGAGGAGGTCGCCCGCTGGAACGACAACCTGGGCAGTGCCAACAGCGTGCAGGCCAATCGCCGTCGGCTGACCAACCTGGGCACGTTCCGCGCGTATGCGCAGGCCTATCTGAAGGCGAGCCCGGACATCCATCCGCGGATGTCCTGCATGGTGCGTCAGCTCGACAGCAGTCCGCAGGGCATCCCGCTGGAGCTGTACTGTTTCACCGCGACTACCGTGTGGCCGGAGTACGAGCGGATCCAGGCCGATATCTTCGAGCACTTGTTCGCCGTGTTGCCCGAGTTCGGCCTGCGTCTGTACCAGCAGCCGTCCGGTCACGATGTGCAGCAGGGGCTGGCGCGGTTCGGTGCCGGCCGTGCAGAATCGCCGTCTCCCCACCTGTCGGGATCGTGA
- a CDS encoding DUF6159 family protein, producing the protein MGFFERIDRGIALMRTSWAVLRTHRSLLVFPLVSGTCLLLVSLSFFVPLAGMGVLASSTPGTLREAAMPGLYLGAFAFYVVQYFIITFFQTGLAFCALAVLRGETVTVRDGMAAAGAKALPILGYALIAATVGMLLRVLSERMGLIGRIVIGLIGVAWSLAVALVVPVLAAEYVGGFQAISRSTALIRSTWGEDMVGNAGIGFVCFLAMAVVGLLGGFLAYHGFTHHMAGLGAMFLVLTVLGLLAVGLVQSSLQGVFVAALYRYAADGEAGDGFTANVLDNAFLPRT; encoded by the coding sequence ATGGGTTTCTTCGAACGGATCGATCGCGGCATCGCGCTGATGCGTACCAGCTGGGCGGTACTGCGCACGCATCGCTCGCTGCTGGTGTTCCCGCTGGTATCGGGCACCTGCCTGCTGCTGGTGTCCTTGAGTTTCTTCGTGCCGCTGGCGGGCATGGGCGTGCTTGCCAGCAGTACGCCGGGCACGTTGCGGGAGGCGGCCATGCCGGGTCTTTACCTGGGTGCGTTCGCGTTCTACGTGGTGCAGTACTTCATCATCACGTTTTTCCAGACCGGGCTGGCCTTCTGTGCCCTGGCCGTATTGCGTGGCGAGACGGTGACGGTGCGCGATGGCATGGCGGCGGCCGGTGCCAAGGCCTTGCCGATCCTCGGGTATGCATTGATCGCCGCGACGGTGGGCATGCTGCTGCGGGTACTGAGCGAGCGCATGGGCCTGATCGGACGCATCGTGATCGGCCTCATCGGGGTGGCGTGGAGTCTGGCCGTGGCGCTGGTGGTGCCGGTACTTGCGGCGGAGTACGTGGGCGGTTTCCAGGCGATCTCGCGCAGCACGGCGCTGATCCGCAGCACCTGGGGCGAGGACATGGTCGGCAATGCCGGCATCGGCTTCGTCTGTTTCCTGGCCATGGCGGTTGTCGGCCTGCTGGGCGGGTTCCTCGCCTACCATGGGTTTACCCATCACATGGCGGGCCTGGGGGCGATGTTCCTGGTGCTGACCGTGCTGGGGCTGCTGGCGGTAGGTCTGGTGCAGAGTTCGCTGCAGGGGGTGTTCGTGGCCGCGCTGTACCGCTACGCGGCCGACGGCGAAGCGGGTGACGGCTTCACTGCGAACGTGCTGGACAACGCATTCCTGCCCAGGACCTGA